From Erigeron canadensis isolate Cc75 chromosome 8, C_canadensis_v1, whole genome shotgun sequence, one genomic window encodes:
- the LOC122611355 gene encoding probable aquaporin PIP1-4, translating into MEGKEEDVKLGANKYTERQPIGTSAQTESKDYKEPPPAPLFEPGELSSWSFYRAGIAEFIATFLFLYISVLTVMGVVKSPTKCGTVGIQGIAWAFGGMIFALVYCTAGISGGHINPAVTFGLLLARKLSLTRAVFYMVMQCLGAICGAGVVKGFQGKTQFNTLGGGANVVAHGYTKGSGLGAEIIGTFVLVYTVFSATDAKRSARDSHVPILAPLPIGFAVFLVHLATIPITGTGINPARSLGAAIIYNKDHAWDDHWIFWVGPFIGAGLAALYHVIVIRAIPFKSRS; encoded by the exons ATGGAGGGGAAGGAAGAAGATGTTAAGCTGGGAGCAAACAAGTACACAGAGAGGCAGCCAATAGGGACGTCAGCTCAAACAGAGAGCAAAGATTACAAGGAACCACCACCCGCGCCTTTGTTTGAGCCAGGTGAGTTGTCATCCTGGTCGTTCTACAGAGCCGGGATCGCGGAGTTCATAGccactttcttgttcttgtacATATCTGTGTTGACGGTCATGGGTGTGGTCAAGTCTCCCACAAAGTGTGGGACAGTTGGTATCCAAGGAATTGCGTGGGCTTTTGGTGGTATGATCTTTGCCCTTGTCTACTGCACTGCTGGTATCTCAG GAGGACACATCAACCCAGCTGTTACCTTTGGTTTGTTACTGGCTAGAAAACTGTCTTTAACAAGGGCAGTGTTCTACATGGTGATGCAGTGTCTTGGAGCCATATGTGGTGCAGGTGTGGTGAAAGGGTTCCAGGGTAAAACCCAATTCAACACTTTGGGTGGTGGAGCCAATGTGGTAGCCCATGGCTACACCAAGGGATCAGGTCTTGGTGCAGAGATTATTGGGACCTTTGTCCTTGTTTACACTGTTTTCTCTGCTACTGATGCCAAAAGAAGTGCCAGAGACTCACATGTCCCT ATTTTGGCTCCTCTCCCAATCGGGTTCGCGGTTTTCTTGGTCCATTTGGCCACCATCCCCATTACCGGAACTGGGATCAACCCTGCAAGAAGTCTTGGGGCTGCAATCATCTACAACAAGGACCACGCATGGGATGACCAC TGGATTTTCTGGGTCGGTCCATTCATTGGAGCTGGGCTTGCGGCATTGTACCATGTGATAGTCATCAGGGCTATTCCCTTCAAGAGCAGATCTTAA